A window from Sus scrofa isolate TJ Tabasco breed Duroc chromosome 2, Sscrofa11.1, whole genome shotgun sequence encodes these proteins:
- the LOC110259714 gene encoding olfactory receptor 5AN1-like, with amino-acid sequence MTGEDNITDNTDFVLLGFSDFPHIRPALFVVFLVIYILTLTWNLCLIVLIGMDSHLHIPMYFFLSNLSFIDICYVSSTAPKMLYDFFQAKPTITVVGCAIQYFVFSTMGLSECCLMTVMAYDRYAAICNPLLYSSIVSPSLCGRMVLGSYMAGLSASLSQVCAMLQLHFCGPNVIHHFFCDMPQLLVLSCTDTFFVRLLTAILALIFGIINALVIMMSYVYIVISIMKITSAKGWSKAFNTCASHMTAVTLFYTSSMFVYLSSSSGGSSSFDRFASVFYTVVIPMLNPLIYSLRNKDIKDAWKRLKKKKECC; translated from the coding sequence ATGACCGGGGAAGACAATATTACAGATAACACCGATTTTGTCCTCTTGGGATTCTCAGATTTTCCCCACATCAGACCAGCCCTCTTTGTGGTGTTCCTggtgatatatattttgactctGACTTGGAATCTGTGTCTCATTGTCCTGATAGGGATGGATTCCCACCTCCACatacccatgtacttcttcctcagtaatCTGTCCTTTATAGACATCTGCTATGTGAGCTCTACAGCCCCCAAGATGCTCTACGACTTCTTCCAGGCAAAGCCAACTATCACCGTTGTGGGTTGTGCCATTCAATACTTTGTGTTTTCAACCATGGGACTGAGCGAGTGTTGTCTCATGACagtcatggcttatgaccgctatgcTGCCATTTGTAACCCACTCCTCTATTCATCCATCGTGTCACCCTCTCTCTGTGGTCGGATGGTGCTGGGGTCCTATATGGCTggactctctgcttctctgtcccaAGTGTGTGCCATGCTTCAGCTCCACTTCTGTGGGCCCAATGTCAtccaccacttcttctgtgacatgcCCCAGCTGTTAGTTCTTTCCTGCACTGACACGTTCTTTGTACGACTCTTGACTGCTATTTTAGCACTGATCTTTGGGATAATAAATGCCCTGGTTATCATGATGTCCTATGTCTACATTGTCATCTCCATCATGAAGATCACTTCCGCAAAAGGCTGGTCCAAGGCTTTCAACACCTGTGCTTCTCACATGACAGCAGTTACCCTCTTCTACACCTCAAGTATGTTTGTCTATTTGAGTTCCAGCTCTGGTGGTTCCTCCAGCTTTGACAGATTTGCCTCAGTCTTCTACACTGTGGTGATTCCCATGTTGAACCCTTTGatatacagtctgaggaacaaagacatcaaagatgcctGGAAGcgactgaaaaagaagaaagagtgttGCTGA